The following are from one region of the Odontesthes bonariensis isolate fOdoBon6 chromosome 12, fOdoBon6.hap1, whole genome shotgun sequence genome:
- the dbr1 gene encoding lariat debranching enzyme, with protein MKIAVEGCCHGELDKIYETIDYLEKKQGVKVDLLLCCGDFQAVRNEGDMKCMAVPAKYRTMQTFYKYYSGEKKAPVLTIFIGGNHEASNHMQELPYGGWVAPNIYYLGYAGVVRYKGIRIGGLSGIFKKHDYRKGHHEFPPYNPDTLRSVYHIRNIEVFRLKQIQMPVDIFMSHDWPRGIYNYGNTKQLLHKKKFLRQEVETNTLGSPPAEELLAHLQPSYWFSAHLHVKFAAMMQHQPKGNAAARVTKFLSLDKCLPYREFLQIVDVPDRPSSSEGLEYDPEWLAILKATGSLQRTTPHPWNPPENNGLHERWDFSASEAAMMQVMEDLSGELNIPDNFSQTVPSYDPNHPQPYATPSYNTNPQTTELCAKLGLTDIYAQAGRSRDELRRLQSGAGGEDDDGEDESVGSADEPSECHTDTSGLSSSFNPDEITLEDEWEEVEEDEPKAAEKADKAETRTPSRMVLPEPKSDVSPAHLLHPMNLPPPSHSTPRADPAQPEAEQVGRCGDADEDPAAARILKRSSNEGADPGSRGPTPRIKRRNQVIYTAAADEDCEGSG; from the exons ATGAAGATCGCAGTGGAAGGCTGTTGCCATGGGGAGCTGGACAAGATTTACGAGACCATCGACTACCTGGAGAAGAAGCAGGGGGTCAAAGTGGACCTGCTGCTCTGCTGTGGAGACTTCCAGGCGGTCCGAAACGAGGGGGACATGAAGTGCATGGCGGTGCCAGCCAAGTACAGGACGATGCAGACCTTTTACAA ATACTACTCTGGAGAGAAGAAGGCTCCAGTTTTGACCATCTTCATCGGAGGGAACCACGAGGCTTCCAACCACATGCAGGAGCTGCCGTATGGAGGCTGGGTGGCACCCAACATTTATTATCTTG GTTACGCTGGTGTTGTTCGCTACAAAGGGATCAGAATCGGAGGCTTATCTGGAATCTTTAAAAAACACGACTACAGAAAgg GTCACCATGAATTCCCTCCATACAATCCCGACACCCTTCGGAGCGTCTACCACATCAGAAACATCGAGGTTTTTAGACTAAAACAG ATCCAGATGCCCGTTGACATTTTCATGAGCCACGACTGGCCTCGTGGAATCTACAACTACGGAAACACCAAGCAACTGCTGCACAAGAAGAAGTTTCTGCGTCAGGAAGTGGAGACGAACACTCTGGGGAGTCCTCCTGCCGAGGAGCTCCTGGCTCACCTCCAGCCCAGCTACTGGTTCTCTGCTCATCTTCATGTGAAGTTTGCTGCCATGATGCAGCATCAG CCCAAAGGTAACGCTGCCGCGCGTGTAACCAAGTTCCTGTCTCTGGATAAATGTCTGCCCTACAGAGAGTTCTTGCAG attGTGGATGTTCCAGACAGACCAAGTTCATCTGAGGGTCTGGAGTACGATCCGGAGTGGCTCGCTATTCTGAAGGCCACCGGCAGTCTGCAGAGGACCACCCCTCATCCCTGGAATCCCCCGGAGAACAACGGCTTGCACGAACG GTGGGACTTCAGCGCTTCAGAGGCAGCCATGATGCAGGTGATGGAGGACCTCAGCGGCGAACTCAACATCCCTGACAACTTCAGCCAGACGGTACCGTCCTACGACCCCAACCATCCCCAGCCGTACGCCACGCCGAGCTATAACACCAACCCTCAAACGACCGAGCTCTGCGCCAAGCTGGGCCTCACGGACATCTACGCCCAGGCCGGGCGGAGCCGGGACGAGCTGCGCCGGCTTCAGAGCGGCGCCGGCGGGGAGGACGACGACGGCGAAGACGAAAGCGTAGGAAGCGCGGACGAGCCCAGCGAGTGTCACACCGACACGTCGGGATTGTCGAGCTCGTTCAACCCAGATGAGATCACTTTGGAGGACGAgtgggaggaggtggaggaagaCGAGCCCAAAGCAGCGGAGAAGGCCGACAAAGCCGAAACCCGCACGCCGAGCCGAATGGTTCTGCCGGAGCCCAAATCGGACGTCTCGCCCGCTCATCTGTTGCACCCAATGAACCTGCCGCCTCCCTCCCACTCTACCCCAAGAGCCGATCCGGCTCAGCCCGAAGCCGAACAGGTAGGACGGTGTGGCGACGCCGACGAGGATCCCGCGGCCGCACGCATCCTGAAACGCAGCAGCAACGAGGGCGCGGACCCCGGCAGCAGAGGCCCCACCCCCAGGATCAAACGCCGGAACCAGGTCATCTACACGGCGGCAGCTGACGAGGACTGTGAGGGTTCAGGATGA
- the rab5b gene encoding ras-related protein Rab-5B has product MSSRGSGGRSNGTLPQTKICQFKLVLLGDMAVGKSSLVLRFVKGQFDEFQETTIGAAFLAQSVCLDDTTVKFEIWDTAGQERYHSLAPMYYRGAQAAIVVFDITKPETFERAKAWVKELQRQASPNIVIALAGNKADLAEKRLVEYEEAQTYAEDTGLLFMETSAKTAMNVNELFLAIAKKMPKTDTQNPTHAARHRGVNLQDPDAHSTRACCGGGN; this is encoded by the exons ATGAGCTCCAGAGGGAGCGGCGGCCGCTCCAACGGCACGCTACCACAGACCAAGATCTGCCAGTTCAAGCTGGTGCTGCTGGGGGACATGGCCGTGGGCAAGTCCAGCCTGGTGCTGCGCTTCGTCAAGGGACAGTTCGACGAGTTCCAGGAGACGACCATCGGAG CTGCTTTCCTGGCTCAGTCGGTGTGTCTGGACGACACCACGGTGAAGTTTGAGATCTGGGACACTGCGGGACAGGAGCGATACCACAGCCTGGCGCCCATGTACTACCGCGGAGCTCAGGCCGCCATCGTCGTGTTTGACATCACCAAGCCG GAGACCTTTGAGCGAGCCAAGGCCTGGGTGAAGGAGCTGCAGCGACAGGCCAGCCCCAACATCGTTATCGCCctggctggaaacaaggctgacCTGGCTGAGAAGAGGCTGGTGGAGTACGAG GAGGCCCAGACGTACGCTGAAGACACCGGCCTGCTGTTTATGGAGACATCCGCCAAGACGGCCATGAATGTGAACGAGCTCTTCCTGGCGATCG CAAAAAAGATGCCAAAAACAGACACCCAGAACCCGACACACGCAGCGCGGCACCGGGGAGTCAACCTCCAGGACCCCGACGCTCACTCCACCCGAGCCTGCTGCGGCGGCGGGAACTAG